One stretch of Pigmentiphaga aceris DNA includes these proteins:
- a CDS encoding ABC transporter ATP-binding protein: protein MSLLLDIKNLKVDLPTERGVLQAVRGIDIQVKRGEMLCLVGESGCGKSMTSLALMGLLPSKAKRSADHMRFDGIDLQSLDERGMANLRGSRMSMIFQEPMTSLNPSYTLGDQLCEALHAHKKVTAAQARDRAVYLLERAGVPMAADRMRQYPHQLSGGLRQRVMIAMALMCEPDLIIADEPTTALDVTIQAQILRLIRELQKEFGTAVVFITHDLGVVARIADNVSVMYAGQVVENAPVREIFTHPSHHYTRGLLNCIPVRGKTEPGSRLQSIPGVVPSLIGKIEGCTFANRCAHVRDACIAPPNVQVDPTHTALCVDAVPLASLETA from the coding sequence ATGAGTCTCTTGCTCGACATCAAAAACCTGAAGGTCGACCTGCCTACTGAGCGCGGCGTCCTGCAGGCCGTGCGTGGCATCGACATCCAGGTCAAACGCGGCGAAATGCTGTGTCTGGTGGGCGAATCCGGTTGCGGAAAATCCATGACCTCGCTGGCCTTGATGGGCCTGCTGCCCAGCAAGGCCAAACGCAGCGCCGACCACATGCGGTTCGACGGCATCGACCTGCAATCGCTGGACGAGCGCGGCATGGCGAACCTGCGCGGTTCCCGCATGTCGATGATCTTCCAGGAGCCGATGACCTCGCTGAACCCGTCCTATACATTGGGCGATCAGCTGTGCGAAGCCTTGCACGCGCACAAGAAAGTCACCGCTGCGCAAGCCCGCGACCGCGCGGTCTATCTATTGGAGCGTGCCGGTGTTCCCATGGCTGCTGATCGCATGCGCCAGTACCCGCACCAGTTGTCGGGTGGCCTGCGCCAACGCGTGATGATCGCGATGGCGCTGATGTGCGAACCCGACCTGATCATCGCCGACGAACCCACCACCGCATTGGACGTCACCATCCAGGCGCAAATCCTTCGCCTGATCCGCGAACTGCAAAAGGAATTCGGCACGGCCGTGGTCTTCATCACGCACGACCTGGGTGTGGTCGCCCGCATCGCCGACAACGTCTCCGTCATGTACGCGGGGCAGGTCGTGGAAAACGCCCCGGTGCGCGAAATCTTCACGCATCCTTCTCACCACTACACCCGCGGCCTGCTGAACTGCATCCCGGTTCGCGGCAAGACGGAACCAGGCAGCCGCCTGCAATCCATCCCCGGCGTGGTGCCCAGCCTGATCGGCAAGATCGAAGGCTGTACCTTCGCCAACCGCTGCGCCCACGTGCGCGACGCCTGCATCGCCCCGCCCAACGTACAGGTCGATCCCACCCACACGGCGCTCTGCGTCGATGCCGTGCCGCTCGCATCCCTGGAGACCGCATGA
- a CDS encoding ATP-binding cassette domain-containing protein — translation MNTHASTASSTDDIALELCDLSRTYRLKRGLFRAPGMIKAVDGVSLRIRRGETLGLVGESGCGKSTLAKMLLGLLEPSSGNVLIHGKEINPSKRLALARSIQPIFQDPYSSLNPRRTVGDIVGVPLQLHKVGNDAERKKKVRDILDIVGMPERTHTQYPNQLSGGQRQRVAIARALVLRPDILICDEPTSALDVSVQAQILNLLLDLKAEFGLTYLFISHDLGVVEHLVDRVAVMHRGKIVEQGTREQIFARPEHPYTRMLLASVLTPEPGLGIPELSTETL, via the coding sequence ATGAACACGCACGCCTCCACCGCATCGAGCACCGACGATATCGCGCTTGAACTGTGCGACCTGAGCCGTACCTACCGACTGAAACGCGGCCTGTTCCGCGCGCCTGGCATGATCAAAGCGGTCGATGGCGTCTCGCTGCGCATTCGTCGTGGCGAAACGCTGGGCCTGGTCGGTGAATCGGGCTGCGGCAAAAGCACGCTGGCCAAAATGCTGCTGGGTCTGCTGGAACCGAGTTCCGGCAACGTGCTGATCCACGGCAAGGAAATCAACCCAAGCAAGCGCCTGGCCCTGGCCCGCAGCATTCAGCCGATCTTCCAAGACCCATATTCATCCCTGAACCCGCGCCGTACCGTGGGCGACATCGTGGGCGTGCCGCTGCAACTGCACAAGGTCGGCAACGACGCGGAACGCAAAAAGAAAGTGCGCGACATTCTCGACATCGTCGGCATGCCGGAACGCACGCACACGCAGTACCCGAATCAGTTGTCCGGCGGTCAACGACAGCGCGTGGCCATTGCCCGCGCCCTGGTCCTTCGCCCCGACATCCTGATCTGCGACGAACCCACTTCCGCGCTCGACGTGTCAGTGCAGGCCCAGATACTGAACCTGCTGTTGGACTTGAAGGCCGAATTCGGCCTCACTTACCTGTTCATCAGCCATGATCTGGGTGTGGTCGAACACCTGGTCGACCGGGTCGCCGTCATGCACCGTGGCAAGATCGTGGAACAGGGCACGCGCGAACAGATCTTCGCCCGCCCGGAACACCCCTACACCCGCATGTTGCTGGCCTCGGTGCTGACGCCCGAACCAGGACTCGGCATTCCCGAACTCAGCACCGAGACACTGTGA